AACTCGTGCCCAGCAACCAGATTTTTTCGATAGACTCTCTCACCAGCAATCACCGCAGTATCTGTGGATTGGCTGCTCAGACAGTCGTCTTCCCCCCAATGAAATTACTGGCTTGCTTCCCGGTGAGCTTTTTGTTCATCGCAATGTCGCTAACGTCGTGGTGCATACCGATTTCAATTGTCTGTCGGTCTTGGAGTATGCAGTCGTCGTACTGAAGATCAAGCACGTGATCGTCTGCGGCCACTATGGCTGTGGCGGTGTACAAGCAGCGTTGCGTAATTCCGAAATGGGCCTCATCGATAATTGGCTACGCCACATTCGCGATGTCTATTACAAACACGAATCTCGCCTGGCGCACATCACTGAGGAATCACAACGCTGGGCGAAATTGTGCGAACTCAACGTGATCGAGCAGGTCAACAATGTCAGCAATACCACTGTCGTGCACAATGCCTGGAGACGTGGACAAGATCTCACGTTGCATGGGTGGATCTATAGTCTCCACGATGGCTTGTTGCGTGACCTCCATGTTAGTAGCAGTAATTTGCAAGAAGCCTCGACGACATACGAAGCGGCAGTCTCAGCGTTGTAGCCACACACAAGAGCTCACGGCAACGAACCTCTTGCATCCCTATCACGAAGCCCATAGAACAATGGCTGGAAGGTCACCACACAGGGAGCACATCACGATTCATGAAAATTGGTCTTGTCTCTGATATTCATGCCGACGCCACCGCGCTGCGTCGCGCACTGGAAGATATGCCTTCGATCGACGCATTATTATGCCCAGGCGATGCCGTGAGCGAGTATCGCTTCTGCGCAGAGACGGTGGAGATTCTCCAACAGGCCAAGGTGCTCTGTATTCAGGGCAATCATGAAGTCGTCCTGTTTGGTGGTCGCAATCCGGCCTATCTGAAAAAGTGCAAGGATACGTTCCCAGCCGAAGCGCTCGATTTTCTTGCCTCGGCACCGCTCTCGCGCGATCTCACCTTTAATGACACGAAAGTCCTGCTGGTGCACGCCAGTCCGTGGGAGCCATACGATGAGTACATCTATCCTGGCAGCACGAGGCTCAGTCGTTTCTCCACATTAGCGCAAGACTTTGTCTGCTTCGGTCACACCCACGTGCCCTTTGTCCATCGCGAAGGCTCAGTCACGGTGGTGAACCCAGGATCAGTCTCACAGCCGCGCGACCAAGACCGTCGTGGCGCATACGCGGTCATCGATACGTATCTGAACGAAGCGACTATTCATCGCTTTTCCTTGGAGTAGATATCTACACAAAGTGTGTCGAGACCTATGCTCGGCGACCCTACCTCTGTGTTGCTCTTACCTCGTACTGAAGTACACCTCTGGTATACGTTTCCCGAATCGTTGACCGATCCAGAATTACTGTCCCGTTATCACGCGCTCATGACGCCAGAGGAACGAGAGCGACAGCAACGGTTTCGCTTCGAGAAGGGACGACATGAGTATCTCGTCACTCGTGCATTGGTGCGCACAGTGCTCTCGCGCTATGCGGATGTTGCGCCTGACGTGTGGCGTTTCGTCAACAATGAATATGGACGCCCTGCCATCGCCAGTCCCCTACAGAGTCCACCACTTTGCTTTAATCTCTCGCATACCGACGGTCTTATTGTCTGTCTCGTGGCACTCGATCGCGAAGTGGGTGTCGACGTCGAAAACCTCGAACGCCCAGGAGAGACGGTAGAAATTGCCGACCGCTTCTTTTCGCCGATCGAAGCACGAGCACTCCGTATGTTGCCTGAAGAACAGCAACGGCGGCGGTTTTTTGATTATTGGACCTTAAAAGAATCGTACA
Above is a window of Deltaproteobacteria bacterium DNA encoding:
- a CDS encoding metallophosphoesterase family protein, with the protein product MKIGLVSDIHADATALRRALEDMPSIDALLCPGDAVSEYRFCAETVEILQQAKVLCIQGNHEVVLFGGRNPAYLKKCKDTFPAEALDFLASAPLSRDLTFNDTKVLLVHASPWEPYDEYIYPGSTRLSRFSTLAQDFVCFGHTHVPFVHREGSVTVVNPGSVSQPRDQDRRGAYAVIDTYLNEATIHRFSLE
- a CDS encoding 4'-phosphopantetheinyl transferase superfamily protein: MLGDPTSVLLLPRTEVHLWYTFPESLTDPELLSRYHALMTPEERERQQRFRFEKGRHEYLVTRALVRTVLSRYADVAPDVWRFVNNEYGRPAIASPLQSPPLCFNLSHTDGLIVCLVALDREVGVDVENLERPGETVEIADRFFSPIEARALRMLPEEQQRRRFFDYWTLKESYIKARGMGISLPLEQFSFHLDAGCPVRIFFDPRMQDNPRSWQFAQLQVSDGHLIAIAVRRSNEPDLSILVKETIPLVS
- a CDS encoding carbonate dehydratase is translated as MHDLQKLFANNRAWAEKTRAQQPDFFDRLSHQQSPQYLWIGCSDSRLPPNEITGLLPGELFVHRNVANVVVHTDFNCLSVLEYAVVVLKIKHVIVCGHYGCGGVQAALRNSEMGLIDNWLRHIRDVYYKHESRLAHITEESQRWAKLCELNVIEQVNNVSNTTVVHNAWRRGQDLTLHGWIYSLHDGLLRDLHVSSSNLQEASTTYEAAVSAL